In Streptomyces durocortorensis, a genomic segment contains:
- a CDS encoding UDP-N-acetylglucosamine--N-acetylmuramyl-(pentapeptide) pyrophosphoryl-undecaprenol N-acetylglucosamine transferase, producing MRTPLSVVIGAGGTGGHIYPGLALAEALRRAEPDAVISFIGTERGLETTLIPAAGYRLHTVDMIPFDPALGARRFLLPAALLRSGAQARSILRTQKAQVVVGMGGYPSAPAIVGARMAGLPSVIHESNAVPGRANQFAARLTEHLTVAFDGSRAHLSGGERAQTVGMPIAASLAALDRPALREEARRAFGIPEGARVVLFNGGSLGAARLTAAAVGLAARWRGRGDVHLLIKTGPAALAETRRQLAEAGAGTGVGPVAPGASGPELADAVAGPVAQAVPYLDRMDLAYAVADLVVCRAGSATIAELATTGVPAVLVPYPHAPGDHQTHNARVLSDAGAAHLVPDAETTADRLAGLIDPLLADPARLAVMGRAADPGNHAHAADLLAETVRRLAATSVRPSDAREFTS from the coding sequence ATGCGCACACCACTCTCCGTCGTGATCGGTGCGGGCGGCACCGGCGGTCACATCTACCCCGGTCTCGCCCTCGCCGAGGCCCTGCGCCGCGCCGAACCGGACGCGGTCATCTCCTTCATCGGCACCGAACGCGGGCTGGAGACGACCCTGATCCCGGCCGCCGGATACCGGCTGCACACCGTCGACATGATCCCCTTCGACCCCGCCCTCGGCGCCAGGCGCTTCCTCCTCCCGGCCGCGCTGCTGCGCTCCGGCGCCCAGGCCCGCTCGATCCTGCGTACGCAGAAGGCCCAGGTCGTCGTCGGCATGGGCGGCTATCCGAGCGCCCCGGCGATCGTCGGGGCCAGGATGGCCGGACTGCCCAGCGTGATCCACGAGTCCAACGCCGTCCCGGGCCGGGCCAACCAGTTCGCCGCCCGGCTCACCGAACACCTCACCGTCGCCTTCGACGGCAGCCGGGCCCATCTGTCGGGCGGCGAGCGGGCGCAGACCGTCGGCATGCCGATCGCCGCGTCGCTGGCCGCGCTGGACCGGCCCGCCCTGCGGGAGGAGGCCCGGCGCGCCTTCGGGATACCCGAGGGGGCGCGGGTCGTCCTCTTCAACGGCGGCAGCCTCGGCGCGGCCCGCCTCACCGCCGCCGCCGTGGGCCTCGCCGCCCGCTGGCGGGGCCGCGGAGACGTCCACCTCCTGATCAAGACGGGCCCGGCCGCGCTCGCGGAGACCCGGCGGCAGCTGGCCGAGGCGGGGGCGGGGACCGGTGTGGGACCGGTCGCGCCGGGGGCGTCCGGTCCGGAACTCGCCGACGCGGTCGCGGGGCCCGTAGCCCAGGCGGTGCCCTACCTCGACCGGATGGACCTCGCCTACGCGGTGGCCGACCTGGTGGTCTGCCGGGCGGGCTCGGCCACGATCGCGGAGCTGGCCACGACCGGGGTGCCCGCCGTCCTCGTGCCGTACCCGCACGCCCCCGGTGACCACCAGACCCACAATGCCCGGGTCCTCTCCGACGCGGGCGCCGCCCACCTCGTCCCCGACGCCGAGACCACCGCCGACCGGCTGGCCGGACTGATCGACCCGCTGCTCGCCGATCCGGCCCGGCTCGCGGTCATGGGGCGGGCGGCAGACCCGGGCAACCACGCCCACGCCGCCGACCTGCTCGCCGAGACGGTCCGCCGCCTCGCCGCCACCTCCGTACGACCCTCCGACGCAAGGGAGTTCACCTCATGA
- a CDS encoding GDP-mannose 4,6-dehydratase, giving the protein MKDIIDWNGRTALVTGAEGFIGSTLVDLLVERGARVKAFVHYKPYAEKGHLARYLDDPNGPVEMIAGDVGDAGRVMDAVEGCDTVFHLAALIGIPYSYDSPGAYVRTNVVGTENIAEACRRHSVRRLLHTSTSEVYGTALTAPISEDHPLQPQSPYSASKIGADMMALSHWHAFELPVTVVRPFNTYGPRQSARAVIPTILAQLHSGAREIRLGSLTPTRDFTYVTDTAAGFLALADCDRALGESVNLGTGREISVGDLAKALVTASGRDAEIVVDPARLRPSGSEVHRLLSDNTRARTWAGWEPEVTLEEGLERTSAWVAEHLHLFAPDRYQV; this is encoded by the coding sequence ATGAAGGACATCATCGACTGGAACGGCCGCACGGCCCTCGTCACCGGGGCCGAGGGCTTCATCGGCTCCACCCTCGTGGACCTGCTCGTCGAACGCGGGGCGCGCGTCAAGGCGTTCGTCCACTACAAGCCGTACGCGGAGAAGGGTCACCTCGCCCGCTACCTCGACGACCCGAACGGCCCGGTCGAGATGATCGCCGGGGACGTCGGCGACGCGGGACGCGTGATGGACGCGGTCGAGGGCTGCGACACGGTGTTCCACCTCGCCGCGCTCATCGGCATCCCCTACAGCTACGACTCCCCGGGCGCGTACGTCCGCACCAACGTCGTCGGCACCGAGAACATCGCCGAGGCCTGCCGCCGCCACTCCGTACGCCGTCTCCTGCACACCTCCACCAGCGAGGTCTACGGGACCGCGCTCACCGCCCCGATCAGCGAGGACCACCCGCTCCAGCCGCAGTCGCCGTACTCCGCCTCCAAGATCGGCGCGGACATGATGGCGCTCTCCCACTGGCACGCCTTCGAGCTGCCGGTGACGGTCGTGCGGCCGTTCAACACGTACGGGCCCCGCCAGTCCGCCCGCGCGGTCATCCCCACGATCCTGGCCCAACTGCACTCCGGGGCCCGGGAGATCCGGCTCGGCTCGCTGACCCCCACCCGTGACTTCACCTACGTCACCGACACCGCGGCCGGTTTCCTGGCACTGGCCGACTGCGACCGGGCACTGGGGGAGAGCGTCAACCTCGGCACCGGCCGGGAGATCTCGGTCGGGGACCTGGCGAAGGCCCTCGTCACCGCCTCCGGCCGGGACGCCGAGATCGTCGTGGACCCGGCGCGGCTTCGGCCCTCCGGCAGCGAGGTGCACCGGCTGCTCTCCGACAACACCCGGGCCCGGACGTGGGCGGGCTGGGAGCCCGAGGTCACCCTGGAGGAAGGGCTGGAGCGGACGTCGGCCTGGGTCGCGGAGCACCTCCACCTCTTCGCGCCCGACCGCTATCAGGTCTGA
- a CDS encoding TetR/AcrR family transcriptional regulator, which translates to MNDSDPKATRTGRPRSTAADAAILEATRASLVDLGWSKLTMGDVATRAGVAKTTLYRRWAGKNELVVDAVAVLFDELELPDRGSLAADVQGVVLQFAALLERPETRTALMAVVAESTRDDSLRRRIRSAIVDRQKRLVLLGRERAQARGELRYEDDASTAARNADLIFDVIAGAVVHRTLVSAEPVDAEWASGFTSLLLLGLSGAQAE; encoded by the coding sequence ATGAACGACAGCGACCCCAAAGCCACCCGAACGGGACGTCCGCGGAGCACCGCGGCCGATGCCGCGATCCTTGAGGCGACGCGGGCGTCCCTGGTCGATCTCGGCTGGTCGAAGCTGACCATGGGCGATGTGGCGACCCGGGCGGGCGTCGCCAAGACGACGCTCTACCGGCGCTGGGCAGGTAAGAACGAGCTGGTCGTGGACGCGGTCGCGGTGCTCTTCGACGAGCTGGAGCTTCCCGACCGGGGCAGCCTGGCGGCCGATGTGCAGGGCGTGGTGCTCCAGTTCGCCGCGCTGCTGGAGCGGCCGGAGACCCGGACCGCGCTGATGGCGGTGGTCGCCGAGTCCACCCGGGACGACTCGCTGCGCCGCCGGATCCGCTCGGCGATCGTGGACCGGCAGAAGCGGCTGGTGCTGCTCGGCCGGGAACGCGCCCAGGCCCGCGGCGAGCTGCGCTACGAGGACGACGCCTCGACGGCAGCCCGCAACGCGGACCTGATCTTCGATGTGATCGCCGGCGCGGTGGTGCACCGCACGCTGGTGAGCGCGGAGCCGGTGGACGCCGAGTGGGCGAGCGGCTTCACCTCGCTGCTGCTGCTGGGGCTGTCCGGCGCCCAGGCGGAGTAG
- a CDS encoding tetratricopeptide repeat protein codes for MQPRNMSMSGVVDLAAVKAAGEAKVKAEQARAEAARTGGTGAVAPAALVIDVDEAGFEREVLQRSAEVPVVIDFWAEWCEPCKQLGPLLERLAAEYNGRFLLAKVDVDANQMLMQQFGIQGIPAVFAVVAGQALPLFQGAAPEAQIRETLDQLIQVGEERFGLTGIAVDPDVTADAAPAEAPAGPYDALLEAAASALDANDFGGAVQAYQNVLADDPGNPEAKLGLAQAELLGRVQSMDPQAVRKDAADKPDDVNAQIAAADLDLVGGHVEDAFGRLVEAVRRTAGDDRNTARLRLLELFEVIGPEDPRVTAARTALARVLF; via the coding sequence ATGCAGCCTAGGAACATGTCCATGAGCGGCGTCGTCGACCTCGCCGCTGTCAAGGCGGCCGGCGAGGCCAAGGTCAAGGCGGAGCAGGCCCGCGCGGAGGCCGCCCGCACGGGGGGCACCGGCGCCGTCGCGCCCGCCGCCCTGGTGATCGACGTCGATGAAGCGGGCTTCGAACGCGAGGTCCTCCAGCGCTCCGCCGAGGTCCCTGTCGTCATCGACTTCTGGGCCGAGTGGTGCGAGCCGTGCAAGCAGCTGGGCCCCCTGCTGGAGCGCCTGGCCGCCGAGTACAACGGCCGCTTCCTGCTGGCCAAGGTCGATGTCGACGCCAACCAGATGCTGATGCAGCAGTTCGGTATCCAGGGCATCCCGGCCGTCTTCGCTGTCGTCGCCGGGCAGGCCCTCCCCCTCTTCCAGGGCGCGGCCCCCGAGGCCCAGATCCGCGAGACGCTGGACCAGCTGATCCAGGTCGGCGAGGAGCGCTTCGGCCTCACCGGGATCGCCGTCGACCCGGACGTCACTGCGGACGCCGCCCCGGCCGAGGCGCCGGCCGGCCCGTACGACGCCCTGCTGGAGGCGGCCGCCTCCGCGCTCGACGCCAACGACTTCGGCGGCGCCGTTCAGGCGTACCAGAACGTGCTCGCCGACGACCCGGGCAACCCGGAGGCCAAGCTCGGCCTGGCTCAGGCCGAACTGCTCGGCCGGGTCCAGAGCATGGACCCGCAGGCGGTCCGCAAGGACGCCGCGGACAAGCCGGACGATGTGAACGCCCAGATCGCCGCCGCCGATCTCGACCTGGTCGGCGGTCATGTCGAGGACGCCTTCGGCCGGCTGGTCGAGGCCGTCCGCCGCACCGCGGGCGACGACCGGAACACCGCGCGGCTGCGGCTGCTGGAGCTGTTCGAGGTGATCGGCCCGGAGGACCCGCGGGTCACCGCGGCGCGGACGGCACTGGCCCGCGTCCTGTTCTGA
- a CDS encoding DUF6230 family protein: MSSQVRGGTRWKRFALVMVPSVVATAAVGVGLAQGALAASFSVSGQSFKVRTDKLVGEDFVQYGSVAVGKDLNGKNAAHPVAVSGFSKATITNMCQSVVTPNLPFGLGSVSLKLKAGTDPDKPVVATNLYLDVSQLDADAEFKNIDIGVAAGSLKKENKPGSIGIQPGTQAREEGFAQRADEAVLTDVKQTAWATTAGTFKLSNLSLRLHKGVEECF; this comes from the coding sequence ATGAGTTCCCAGGTTCGCGGTGGGACGAGATGGAAGCGTTTCGCTCTGGTCATGGTGCCGAGTGTCGTCGCCACGGCGGCGGTGGGCGTGGGCCTCGCGCAGGGCGCTCTGGCCGCGTCGTTCAGCGTGTCCGGCCAGAGCTTCAAGGTCCGCACCGACAAGCTCGTCGGTGAGGACTTCGTCCAGTACGGCAGCGTCGCTGTCGGCAAGGACCTGAACGGCAAGAACGCCGCGCACCCGGTCGCGGTGTCGGGCTTCAGCAAGGCCACCATCACCAACATGTGCCAGTCGGTGGTGACGCCGAACCTTCCGTTCGGGCTCGGCAGCGTCAGCCTGAAGCTGAAGGCCGGTACGGACCCGGACAAGCCGGTAGTGGCGACCAACCTCTACCTGGATGTGTCGCAGCTCGACGCGGACGCCGAGTTCAAGAACATCGACATCGGTGTCGCGGCGGGCTCCCTGAAGAAGGAGAACAAGCCGGGGAGCATAGGCATCCAGCCTGGCACCCAGGCCAGGGAGGAGGGCTTCGCGCAGCGCGCCGACGAGGCCGTTCTCACCGACGTGAAGCAGACGGCCTGGGCGACCACGGCCGGCACCTTCAAGCTCAGCAACCTGAGCCTGAGGCTGCACAAGGGCGTCGAGGAGTGCTTCTAA
- a CDS encoding DUF6114 domain-containing protein has product MSPESTGQNEHYIRVIQRRFRTWRGNRPFWAGLFTILGGLPIAYFPYASMKLGNMTLAMSTTAGAGSLIIGVLLVTLGLTMWFHHIVRVFAGVAAILLALVSIPVANIGGFVIGFLFALIGGALSISWAPGEPKSADEAPLDEQPYEERPQERSEDALQGAAAVLPQQQGTGSDTAAEADGGSHRAG; this is encoded by the coding sequence ATGAGCCCCGAGTCCACAGGGCAGAACGAGCACTACATCCGCGTCATTCAGCGACGCTTCCGCACCTGGCGGGGTAACCGGCCGTTCTGGGCGGGTCTGTTCACCATCCTGGGCGGTCTACCCATCGCCTACTTTCCCTACGCCAGCATGAAGCTCGGCAATATGACGCTGGCCATGTCCACCACGGCCGGTGCCGGGTCCCTGATCATCGGGGTCCTGCTGGTCACCCTGGGGCTGACGATGTGGTTCCACCACATCGTCCGGGTGTTCGCGGGCGTCGCGGCCATCCTGCTCGCGCTGGTGTCCATACCCGTCGCCAACATCGGCGGCTTCGTCATCGGCTTCCTCTTCGCCCTCATCGGCGGAGCCCTGTCCATTTCCTGGGCCCCCGGCGAGCCGAAGAGCGCGGACGAGGCCCCGCTCGACGAGCAGCCGTACGAGGAGCGTCCCCAGGAACGTTCCGAGGACGCGCTCCAGGGTGCGGCGGCCGTTCTTCCCCAGCAGCAGGGCACCGGGTCCGACACGGCGGCCGAAGCCGACGGAGGGAGCCATCGTGCGGGGTGA
- a CDS encoding WD40 repeat domain-containing serine/threonine protein kinase, protein MEALRPHDPEWVGPYRLDGRLGEGGMGQVFLGTTPGGRKVAVKLIRRELAAAPQFRERFAREAEAARRVGGFHTAQVIDADPQAESPWLVTAFIPGPTLHEVVHTGGPLAPDTVLRLGAGMAEGLAAVHDCGLIHRDLKPGNVILADDGPRIIDFGIARLVDASSLTATGTVMGTYAYMSPEQIRADRAGPASDVFSLGSVLAFAATGRSPFDAQVLLDVVQRILNEPPALDGVDGELLSLLTACLDKDPASRPSVTELPARFVGLPLRGRGGKPLPSAEAETETGPGAETGPGAGAKAEPGEREEQTVLLAGPGRPAPTPPTIPYPAGPTPGHLPRVPPAPAPAPAGGTGRSVSRRTLVIGGSAVAAAAVTAAVPLLLRGEKDRSGGPGPGASPGATSDHQSLKGPLGVQALAFGKDGTTLAAVGANGEIWRWDVRTGRGVSTRVSVPRYIQDALFTPDLTSLIRGEGNNARLWDVESGRVLRTFQGPPAGAEEDMNDLVLSLALSPDGATLVGGFERGLYLWDMASGRRLGIDKGEYLGPLAFSPDGKLLVTAYPLRLRKLPSRAAVATIGESANTGAALFSPDGQILAFGQRSRNVRLWNTATRQDIVTLEGRHGRITALAFHPGGRTLASADAEGAVRVWDTVAGKSLTAFTCPNSVERLAFSPDGKRLAAGMSSGTSATAKDTVRLFVLP, encoded by the coding sequence ATGGAAGCGTTGCGGCCCCACGACCCGGAGTGGGTCGGTCCCTACCGCCTTGACGGCCGACTGGGCGAAGGCGGCATGGGACAGGTCTTCCTCGGCACGACCCCGGGCGGCCGCAAGGTCGCGGTGAAGCTGATCCGGCGGGAACTGGCGGCCGCCCCGCAGTTCCGGGAGCGGTTCGCCCGCGAGGCCGAGGCGGCACGGCGCGTCGGCGGCTTCCACACCGCGCAGGTCATCGACGCCGACCCGCAGGCCGAATCCCCTTGGTTGGTCACGGCGTTCATCCCGGGGCCCACGCTGCACGAGGTCGTCCACACCGGGGGCCCGCTGGCCCCCGACACCGTGCTGCGCCTCGGCGCGGGCATGGCCGAGGGCCTGGCCGCCGTACACGACTGCGGCCTGATCCATCGGGACCTGAAGCCCGGCAACGTCATCCTCGCCGACGACGGCCCGCGCATCATCGACTTCGGCATCGCCCGTCTCGTGGACGCCAGTTCACTGACCGCGACCGGCACGGTGATGGGGACGTACGCCTATATGTCGCCGGAGCAGATCCGGGCCGACCGGGCTGGACCCGCGAGCGACGTCTTCTCCCTCGGCTCGGTCCTGGCCTTCGCCGCGACCGGGCGCAGCCCGTTCGACGCGCAGGTCCTCCTCGATGTCGTCCAGCGGATCCTGAACGAGCCGCCCGCGCTCGACGGCGTCGACGGCGAGCTCCTGTCCCTGCTGACCGCGTGTCTGGACAAGGACCCCGCCAGCCGGCCTTCGGTCACCGAACTCCCGGCGCGGTTCGTGGGGTTGCCGCTCAGGGGGCGGGGCGGGAAGCCGCTCCCGTCGGCGGAGGCGGAGACGGAGACAGGGCCTGGGGCGGAGACAGGGCCCGGGGCGGGGGCGAAGGCGGAGCCCGGGGAGCGGGAGGAGCAGACGGTGCTCCTGGCCGGTCCGGGACGGCCGGCGCCCACGCCGCCGACCATCCCCTACCCGGCCGGACCCACGCCCGGCCACCTCCCGCGCGTGCCGCCCGCACCCGCGCCCGCTCCCGCCGGGGGCACGGGGCGATCCGTGTCCCGGCGGACGCTCGTCATCGGCGGCTCCGCCGTCGCGGCCGCGGCGGTGACCGCCGCGGTGCCGCTCCTGCTGCGCGGGGAGAAGGATCGGAGCGGCGGCCCAGGGCCCGGGGCGTCGCCGGGCGCCACATCGGATCACCAGTCCCTCAAGGGGCCGTTGGGTGTCCAGGCCCTCGCCTTCGGCAAGGACGGCACGACCCTGGCCGCCGTCGGCGCCAACGGTGAGATCTGGCGCTGGGACGTACGCACAGGGCGGGGCGTCAGCACACGCGTCAGCGTTCCCCGATACATCCAGGACGCCCTGTTCACTCCGGACCTCACGTCCCTGATCAGAGGGGAGGGGAACAACGCCCGCCTGTGGGACGTGGAGTCCGGCCGCGTGCTGAGGACCTTCCAAGGCCCACCGGCCGGCGCGGAAGAGGACATGAACGACCTCGTGCTGTCCCTGGCCCTCAGCCCGGACGGCGCGACCCTGGTCGGCGGCTTCGAACGGGGCCTGTACCTGTGGGACATGGCCTCCGGCCGTCGGCTCGGCATCGACAAGGGCGAGTACCTCGGGCCCCTGGCCTTCAGCCCCGACGGCAAGCTGCTGGTCACCGCGTACCCCTTGAGGCTGCGGAAACTCCCCTCCCGTGCGGCTGTCGCCACTATCGGCGAGAGCGCGAACACCGGGGCGGCACTGTTCAGTCCGGACGGTCAGATCCTGGCCTTCGGGCAGCGTTCCAGGAACGTACGCCTGTGGAATACGGCCACCCGTCAGGACATCGTCACTCTGGAGGGCCGCCACGGCAGGATCACCGCGCTCGCGTTCCACCCCGGCGGCCGCACTCTCGCCAGTGCCGACGCCGAAGGAGCCGTCCGGGTCTGGGACACGGTCGCGGGAAAGTCCCTCACCGCCTTCACCTGCCCCAACTCCGTCGAGCGCCTCGCGTTCAGCCCGGACGGCAAGCGCCTCGCGGCGGGAATGAGCTCCGGAACCAGCGCCACCGCCAAGGACACCGTCCGGCTCTTCGTACTGCCCTGA
- a CDS encoding WD40 repeat domain-containing serine/threonine protein kinase has product MTDALRPSDPRTIGSYRIEGRLGAGGMGQVYRGMSPAGRTVAVKVIHPELAASSRFRERFAREVEAARRVGGFHTAQVVDADPEAESPWLVTEFIPGPTLQQVVTEHGPYAPDAVLRLGAGIAEGLVAVHACGLVHRDLKPGNVILAADGPRIIDFGVAHAVGAGPVTRTGALIGTYAYMSPEQLGSATVSPASDVFSFGSVLAFAATGRSPFDASNIPAIAHRIAGGPPRLDGIPEGGSLHALVSACLAKDPAARPTATDVLHQLSVTGPVSASVAARGVQRRTLLTGGIAAAAAAAVAVPAYVLLRDSREEGGDTGKGGSGAAPSRTKAAADPTRPVKRLAGHTQDVGCLAFGPDGRTLASGGSDKTVRLWDVVSGRTITTYEGHTWSVQALVYTPDGRTLFSGGLDQTLRRWDVRTGAPMGVVATYPKQFDGVTALAVSPDGEVLAVGRDSAGLDLVKVADGRSVRSLDRHTGSIQGLAFTADGKTLASVASDLDRGGVRLWDVGTGRLVKTLGADRKKNYSSVMFSPDGGSIAAVGDGRVQVWDLDSGRLTATLTDGRPYIAAAAYRPDGPAGPGKPLIAIAGKDTATKPVGNVGRTISLMDVANRRVTTTLTGVVAKSDKRTDVEALAFSPDGTTLAAGLNPSLLADDPEATIQLWKLPQLP; this is encoded by the coding sequence ATGACGGATGCACTGCGGCCCTCCGACCCTCGCACCATCGGCTCCTACCGCATCGAGGGGCGTCTCGGCGCGGGCGGTATGGGGCAGGTCTACCGCGGCATGTCCCCGGCCGGACGGACGGTCGCGGTGAAGGTCATCCACCCGGAGCTGGCGGCCAGCTCGCGGTTCCGGGAGCGGTTCGCGCGTGAGGTGGAGGCGGCACGCAGGGTGGGCGGCTTCCACACCGCGCAGGTCGTGGACGCCGACCCCGAGGCGGAATCCCCCTGGCTGGTCACCGAGTTCATCCCGGGACCCACACTCCAGCAGGTCGTCACCGAGCACGGACCGTACGCACCCGACGCCGTCCTCCGCCTCGGCGCGGGGATCGCCGAGGGCCTGGTCGCCGTCCACGCCTGCGGTCTGGTGCACCGCGATCTGAAGCCGGGCAACGTCATCCTCGCGGCGGACGGCCCGCGCATCATCGACTTCGGCGTCGCGCACGCCGTCGGGGCCGGACCCGTGACCCGCACAGGCGCGCTGATCGGGACGTACGCCTACATGTCACCGGAACAGTTGGGTTCCGCCACCGTCTCGCCCGCCAGTGACGTCTTCTCCTTCGGCTCCGTGCTCGCCTTCGCGGCGACCGGACGCAGCCCGTTCGACGCGTCGAACATCCCGGCGATCGCGCACCGGATCGCCGGCGGACCTCCACGGCTCGACGGCATCCCCGAGGGCGGGAGCCTGCACGCCCTGGTGAGTGCCTGCCTGGCCAAGGATCCCGCCGCACGCCCGACCGCCACCGACGTACTGCACCAGCTCTCGGTCACCGGACCGGTCTCGGCTTCCGTCGCCGCCAGGGGAGTTCAGCGGCGTACGTTGCTGACGGGCGGAATCGCGGCCGCCGCGGCGGCCGCGGTGGCCGTCCCCGCCTATGTGCTCCTGCGGGACTCCCGGGAGGAGGGCGGGGACACGGGGAAGGGCGGCTCCGGAGCCGCTCCCTCGCGCACCAAGGCCGCCGCCGACCCCACCCGCCCGGTCAAGCGCCTGGCCGGCCACACCCAGGATGTCGGCTGCCTGGCCTTCGGCCCGGACGGCCGGACCCTGGCCAGCGGCGGTTCGGACAAGACGGTGCGCCTCTGGGACGTCGTCTCCGGCCGCACGATCACCACGTACGAGGGACACACCTGGTCCGTCCAGGCGCTCGTCTACACCCCGGACGGCCGGACACTGTTCAGCGGCGGCCTCGACCAGACCCTGCGCCGCTGGGACGTGCGCACCGGGGCGCCGATGGGCGTCGTCGCCACCTACCCGAAGCAGTTCGACGGAGTCACCGCCCTGGCGGTCAGTCCGGACGGAGAGGTCCTCGCCGTGGGGCGCGACAGTGCGGGGCTGGACCTGGTGAAGGTGGCCGACGGCCGCTCGGTCAGGAGCCTCGACCGGCACACCGGGAGCATCCAGGGACTGGCGTTCACCGCCGACGGCAAGACTCTCGCCAGCGTCGCATCCGACCTCGATCGCGGCGGCGTCCGGCTCTGGGACGTCGGCACGGGCCGCCTCGTCAAGACCCTCGGCGCCGACCGGAAGAAGAACTACTCCTCGGTGATGTTCAGTCCGGACGGCGGGAGCATCGCCGCCGTCGGCGACGGCCGTGTCCAGGTGTGGGACCTGGACAGCGGACGGCTCACCGCGACGCTCACCGACGGCCGCCCCTACATCGCCGCGGCGGCATACCGCCCGGACGGACCTGCCGGGCCGGGAAAGCCGCTGATCGCCATCGCGGGCAAGGACACCGCCACGAAGCCCGTCGGCAATGTCGGCAGGACCATCAGCCTCATGGACGTGGCGAACCGACGGGTCACCACCACCCTGACCGGCGTCGTGGCGAAGTCCGACAAGCGGACCGACGTCGAGGCGCTGGCCTTCAGCCCGGACGGTACGACCCTGGCCGCCGGGCTCAACCCGTCACTGCTCGCGGACGACCCCGAGGCCACGATCCAGCTGTGGAAGCTCCCGCAGCTGCCCTAG
- the pyk gene encoding pyruvate kinase — MRRSKIVCTLGPAVDSHEQLVALIEAGMSVARFNFSHGTHEEHQGRYDRVREAAAETGRAVGVLADLQGPKIRLAKFAEGPVELVRGDEFTITSEDVPGDKSICGTTYKGLPGDVVKGDPILINDGNVELKVVAVEGPRVKTIVIEGGVISDHKGINLPGAAVNVPALSEKDVEDLRFALRMGCDLVALSFVRDADDVKDVHKVMDEEGRRVPVIAKVEKPQAVEHMEGVVMAFDGVMVARGDLAVEYPLEKVPMVQKRLVELCRRNAKPVIVATQMMESMITNSRPTRAEASDVANAILDGADAVMLSAESSVGAYPIETVKTMSKIVVAAEEELLSKGLQPLVPGKKPRTQGGSVARAACEIADFLDGKALVAFTKSGDTARRLSRYRVAQPILAFTTDEATRNQLALSWGVEAFVVPHVDNTDAMVDLVDAELLKLNRYNTGDTMVITAGSPPGIPGTTNMVRVHHLGGERD; from the coding sequence ATGCGCCGTTCCAAAATCGTCTGTACCCTCGGTCCCGCCGTCGACTCCCATGAGCAGCTCGTCGCTCTGATCGAGGCCGGCATGAGCGTGGCCCGTTTCAACTTCAGTCACGGCACCCACGAGGAACACCAGGGCCGTTACGACCGTGTCCGCGAGGCGGCCGCCGAGACCGGCCGCGCCGTGGGCGTGCTCGCCGACCTCCAGGGCCCGAAGATCCGGCTGGCGAAGTTCGCCGAGGGCCCGGTCGAGCTGGTCCGCGGGGACGAGTTCACCATCACCTCCGAGGACGTCCCCGGCGACAAGTCGATCTGCGGCACGACCTACAAGGGTCTGCCCGGTGACGTCGTCAAGGGCGACCCGATCCTGATCAACGACGGCAACGTCGAGCTTAAGGTCGTCGCCGTCGAGGGCCCCCGGGTGAAGACCATCGTCATCGAGGGCGGTGTCATCTCCGACCACAAGGGCATCAACCTGCCCGGCGCGGCGGTGAACGTCCCGGCCCTGTCCGAGAAGGACGTCGAGGACCTGCGCTTCGCCCTGCGGATGGGCTGCGACCTGGTCGCGCTCTCCTTCGTCCGGGACGCCGACGACGTCAAGGACGTCCACAAGGTGATGGACGAGGAGGGCCGCCGGGTCCCCGTCATCGCCAAGGTGGAGAAGCCGCAGGCGGTCGAGCACATGGAGGGCGTCGTCATGGCGTTCGACGGTGTGATGGTGGCCCGTGGCGACCTGGCCGTCGAGTACCCGCTGGAGAAGGTCCCGATGGTGCAGAAGCGCCTGGTGGAGCTGTGCCGGCGCAACGCCAAGCCGGTGATCGTGGCGACCCAGATGATGGAGTCGATGATCACCAACTCGCGGCCGACCCGCGCCGAGGCGTCCGACGTCGCCAACGCGATCCTGGACGGCGCGGACGCGGTCATGCTGTCCGCCGAGTCCTCGGTGGGCGCCTATCCGATCGAGACGGTCAAGACGATGTCGAAGATCGTCGTCGCCGCCGAGGAGGAGCTGCTCTCCAAGGGCCTCCAGCCCCTGGTCCCCGGCAAGAAGCCCCGTACGCAGGGCGGTTCGGTGGCCCGCGCGGCCTGCGAGATCGCGGACTTCCTCGACGGCAAGGCCCTGGTCGCCTTCACCAAGTCCGGCGACACCGCCCGCCGCCTCTCCCGCTACCGCGTGGCCCAGCCGATCCTGGCCTTCACCACGGACGAGGCCACCCGCAACCAGCTCGCCCTGAGCTGGGGCGTCGAGGCGTTCGTCGTCCCGCACGTGGACAACACCGACGCGATGGTCGACCTGGTCGACGCGGAGCTCCTGAAGCTCAACCGCTACAACACCGGTGACACGATGGTCATCACCGCCGGCTCGCCTCCCGGCATCCCCGGCACCACCAACATGGTCCGGGTCCACCACCTGGGCGGCGAGCGGGACTGA